Proteins from a genomic interval of Candidatus Babela massiliensis:
- a CDS encoding ankyrin repeat domain-containing protein yields the protein MNKLKCLYTILLLVLFFNSSIISMDQPDYMEVEQATKLPNEIWSIILRKLIKDYFPNIQWNNIEDFNQKFEKTFKENKEFNKKLVQLKFVNRDFAQLIESQDFKNKIRKRLYQRIINSQLINILNNVTNKDMQKVVNLVLDGADVNAKNRFGNTALILASYYGHKEIVQMLIEAGANVNATDNFGSTPLMSAAVSRCKEIVKLLIKAGADVNATDSFGNQALSIAKRHGHKDIVAILIKAGTDINSKDPFTGQTALIWASRNGHEEIVRMLIKAGADVNATDKFGNTALIWSSMKEHKEIVQMLIQASAMIK from the coding sequence ATGAATAAATTGAAATGTCTATATACAATATTATTATTAGTTCTATTTTTTAATAGTAGTATTATCTCTATGGATCAACCAGATTATATGGAAGTTGAGCAGGCTACTAAATTACCAAATGAGATATGGAGTATTATTTTACGAAAATTGATAAAAGATTATTTCCCTAATATTCAATGGAATAATATAGAAGATTTTAATCAAAAATTTGAAAAAACGTTTAAGGAAAATAAAGAATTTAATAAAAAATTAGTTCAATTAAAGTTTGTCAATAGAGATTTTGCTCAGTTAATTGAATCGCAAGATTTTAAAAATAAAATAAGAAAAAGACTTTATCAAAGAATAATTAATTCTCAATTAATAAATATTTTGAACAATGTAACCAATAAAGACATGCAAAAAGTAGTTAATTTAGTACTTGATGGTGCGGATGTTAATGCTAAAAATAGATTTGGTAATACAGCTTTAATATTGGCTTCTTATTATGGTCATAAAGAGATAGTTCAAATGCTAATTGAAGCTGGCGCTAATGTTAATGCTACAGATAATTTTGGAAGTACTCCTTTAATGTCTGCTGCTGTAAGCAGATGTAAAGAGATAGTAAAATTGCTAATTAAAGCAGGTGCTGATGTTAATGCTACAGATAGCTTTGGCAATCAAGCTTTAAGTATTGCAAAAAGACATGGCCATAAAGATATAGTAGCAATATTAATTAAAGCAGGTACTGATATTAATTCTAAAGATCCTTTTACTGGACAAACAGCTTTAATCTGGGCATCCAGAAATGGCCATGAAGAAATAGTTCGGATGCTAATTAAAGCTGGCGCTGATGTTAATGCTACAGATAAATTTGGCAATACAGCTTTAATCTGGTCATCTATGAAGGAACATAAAGAGATAGTTCAAATGCTAATTCAAGCAAGTGCTATGATTAAATAG
- a CDS encoding glycosyltransferase, giving the protein MKKLFLYFISFLLIFLVSFVFVPEAKNTLSRKKILIVTSRGGGGHISASNALESYFKDRFDIKTVKLLEEVLSPIDAFQDLTFGKYSYEDLYNYFLKERLTFFINIVASKSNWYISSFSKSIENLIKQYFFKENPDIIISVIPLFNQQLLNVSKELNIPLILVTVDLDTINYVRNFNNINYDKFFYTIVFDDDLIKDKLKNLNLNSNQLKVVGFPIRKDFFEVKDINLIKKEFSLPFNKQIIMILMGATGSCASINYLKEISKLNLDAHIIICTGRDDNLKDKLKKVNLSENLTISIIGFTDRISDLMAVSDCIITKPGPTSISEALYLNKPIIVDYTCSPVFWEKLNIDFIEKHNFGFVISCLSDLKIFLPKILDKKYNSEVVNRIKVFEKRNPIQEISNLINRLILID; this is encoded by the coding sequence ATGAAGAAGTTATTTTTGTACTTTATATCTTTTTTATTGATCTTTTTAGTGTCTTTTGTATTTGTCCCAGAAGCAAAAAATACTTTATCTAGAAAAAAAATTTTAATAGTAACTAGTCGTGGAGGAGGAGGACATATTTCAGCCTCTAATGCTCTTGAATCTTATTTTAAAGATCGATTTGATATAAAAACAGTAAAATTATTAGAAGAAGTTTTAAGCCCTATAGATGCTTTTCAAGATTTAACTTTTGGTAAGTACAGTTATGAAGATTTATATAACTATTTTTTAAAAGAAAGATTAACTTTTTTTATCAATATAGTTGCCTCTAAATCAAATTGGTATATAAGCTCTTTTTCTAAATCTATAGAGAATTTGATCAAGCAGTATTTTTTTAAGGAAAATCCAGATATTATTATTTCCGTTATTCCTCTTTTTAACCAGCAACTGTTAAATGTTTCTAAAGAACTTAATATTCCACTAATACTTGTAACAGTTGATTTAGATACCATTAATTATGTGCGAAATTTCAATAATATTAATTATGACAAATTTTTCTATACCATAGTTTTTGATGACGATTTAATCAAAGATAAGCTCAAAAATTTAAACTTAAATAGTAATCAATTAAAAGTAGTTGGTTTTCCTATAAGAAAAGATTTCTTTGAGGTTAAAGATATAAACTTAATAAAAAAAGAATTTAGTCTACCATTTAATAAACAAATAATTATGATTTTAATGGGCGCAACAGGCTCCTGTGCTTCTATTAATTATTTAAAAGAAATTTCCAAGCTTAATTTAGATGCTCATATAATTATTTGTACAGGAAGAGATGATAATTTAAAAGATAAGCTTAAAAAAGTTAATTTATCTGAAAATTTAACTATATCTATTATAGGCTTTACAGACCGTATATCAGATTTAATGGCTGTTTCTGATTGTATTATAACAAAACCAGGACCTACAAGTATCTCTGAGGCTTTATATTTAAATAAACCAATTATAGTAGATTACACATGTTCCCCAGTATTTTGGGAAAAGTTAAATATAGATTTTATAGAAAAACATAATTTTGGATTTGTAATTTCTTGTTTATCAGATCTAAAAATATTTTTGCCTAAAATACTTGATAAAAAATATAACTCAGAAGTAGTTAATAGAATCAAGGTGTTTGAAAAAAGAAACCCTATTCAAGAAATCTCAAATCTAATTAATAGGCTAATTTTAATAGATTAA
- a CDS encoding UDP-N-acetylglucosamine--LPS N-acetylglucosamine transferase, producing the protein MKKIVFLIFLISVNFLSAVNRKVKSIKRKRKNVFTYINHNKFVNAPIISLNLNQLKLRKIRIKRSFLKVRPLVKPKKNILIFTSKGGGGHIAVANALKGYLSNFYDIKIVNFFEDVMTSLDIVRTLTLGKLSSEDFYNLCLRYNFIKLLNIFSRVGAWGLRTRQNSMEKLLYEYINKLDIKPDLIVSVIPMVNNVILSAAEKLDIPFLIITNDLDTVNYINGITKVNYKKFYYTLSFDDSDIIEKIEAANIPSNQIVFSGFPLRPEFFYKNKDKEPIYKDFDIPEDKKKVMVLMGGAGSYACYKYVKSLSRYKYPIHIIACIGREESLRASINKIKLPPHITLSIIGYTNRISDLMAISDVLITKSGPGSICEAIASKLPMIIDKTNDIIRWENMNVDFVKKYKLGEILTNMRNLHSTLDKLLSNFDYRQEISQNINSFSGKLSFQDKITNLVKGILV; encoded by the coding sequence ATGAAAAAAATTGTTTTTTTAATATTTTTAATTAGTGTTAATTTTTTATCAGCGGTGAACCGTAAAGTTAAATCTATTAAAAGAAAGAGAAAAAATGTTTTTACATATATTAATCATAATAAATTTGTAAATGCGCCTATTATTTCCCTTAATCTAAATCAGCTTAAGTTAAGAAAAATTCGAATCAAAAGATCTTTTTTAAAGGTTAGACCTTTAGTTAAGCCTAAAAAAAATATTTTAATATTCACAAGTAAAGGTGGAGGAGGGCATATAGCTGTTGCCAATGCTCTTAAAGGATACTTAAGTAATTTTTACGATATTAAAATTGTAAATTTTTTTGAAGATGTGATGACTTCTTTAGATATAGTTCGTACGTTGACTCTTGGAAAACTTTCAAGTGAAGATTTTTATAACCTTTGTTTAAGATACAATTTTATTAAATTATTGAATATTTTTTCAAGAGTTGGAGCTTGGGGATTAAGAACACGGCAAAATTCAATGGAAAAATTACTTTATGAGTATATTAATAAATTAGATATAAAACCAGACTTAATAGTGTCTGTTATACCTATGGTTAATAATGTCATTTTATCAGCAGCGGAAAAATTAGATATTCCTTTTTTGATTATTACTAACGATCTTGATACTGTTAATTATATTAATGGAATAACCAAAGTAAATTATAAAAAGTTTTATTATACTTTATCTTTTGATGATAGCGATATTATTGAAAAGATAGAAGCAGCCAATATTCCAAGCAATCAAATAGTTTTCTCAGGATTTCCATTACGGCCTGAATTTTTCTATAAAAATAAAGACAAAGAACCCATTTATAAAGATTTTGATATTCCTGAAGATAAAAAGAAAGTTATGGTATTAATGGGAGGAGCAGGCTCTTATGCTTGTTATAAATATGTAAAATCTTTATCAAGATATAAGTATCCAATACATATTATAGCGTGTATAGGTCGTGAAGAATCTTTAAGAGCTAGTATAAACAAAATTAAATTACCTCCTCATATTACCTTATCAATAATAGGCTATACTAATAGAATATCAGATCTTATGGCAATATCTGATGTACTAATTACTAAATCTGGTCCTGGGTCTATATGTGAGGCTATAGCTTCGAAACTGCCTATGATAATCGATAAAACTAATGACATTATAAGATGGGAAAATATGAATGTAGATTTTGTCAAAAAGTATAAGTTAGGAGAAATACTGACTAATATGAGAAACTTACATTCGACTTTAGATAAGTTATTAAGTAACTTTGACTATAGACAAGAAATTAGCCAGAATATAAATTCTTTTAGTGGAAAGTTGTCCTTTCAAGATAAAATTACCAATTTAGTAAAAGGTATATTAGTATAG